In Leptodactylus fuscus isolate aLepFus1 chromosome 2, aLepFus1.hap2, whole genome shotgun sequence, one genomic interval encodes:
- the ORAI2 gene encoding protein orai-2, translating to MSSELNVPVDPSTPAVSERGNKGMDYRDWVRRSYLELVTSNHHSVQALSWRKLYLSRAKLKASSRTSALLSGFAMVAMVEVQLEMKYDYPKPLLIAFSACTTILVAVHLFALLISTCILPNVEAVSNIHNLNSVNESPHDRMHPYIELAWGFSTALGILLFLAEVVLLCWIKFLPIDSPQVRNETASAQRQSSDAGFTSALVSTIIMVPVGIIFVIFTIHFYRTLVRHKTERHHREIEELHKLKIQLDGHDRGVNVV from the exons ATGAGTAGTGAACTAAATGTCCCAGTGGATCCCTCCACTCCCGCCGTCTCTGAGCGCGGCAACAAAGGTATGGACTACAGAGACTGGGTTAGACGCAGCTATCTGGAACTGGTGACATCCAACCATCACTCAGTGCAGGCCTTATCCTGGAGGAAGTTATATCTTAGCAGAGCCAAGTTAAAGGCCTCTAGCAGGACTTCAGCTTTGCTTTCTGGATTTGCTATG GTGGCTATGGTTGAAGTCCAACTTGAGATGAAATATGACTACCCCAAACCGTTACTCATTGCGTTTAGTGCTTGCACCACAATACTGGTGGCTGTCCACTTATTTGCACTCCTGATCAGCACCTGTATACTTCCAAATGTTGAGGCAGTGAGTAATATCCATAACTTGAACTCTGTCAACGAATCACCCCATGACCGTATGCATCCTTATATTGAACTGGCCTGGGGTTTCTCCACAGCTCTCGGGATCCTCCTGTTTCTTGCTGAGGTTGTGTTGCTGTGCTGGATCAAATTCTTACCTATAGACTCGCCACAAGTTCGCAATGAAACTGCTTCAGCACAGAGGCAAAGTTCTGATGCAGGTTTTACCTCTGCACTAGTGTCCACCATCATTATGGTACCTGTGGGCATTATCTTTGTCATATTCACAATTCACTTTTACCGTACACTGGTGAGGCACAAAACAGAGCGTCACCACAGAGAGATTGAAGAGCTCCACAAgttaaaaatccagcttgatggACATGACCGAGGTGTAAATGTGGTATGA